A window of the Candidatus Nitrosotalea okcheonensis genome harbors these coding sequences:
- the egtB gene encoding ergothioneine biosynthesis protein EgtB: MTAAQENHDMMFLSEQFKKTRAQTLELVTTLEKEDFVVQTATFMSPPKWHLGHVTWFYEVIMSKMNPSYEFYSQEYSKILNSYYQALGTPHEKTRRGIMSRPTVNETLQYFDIINKRVEEFLQNHIADYNLDYMFNLAFNHECQHQELLVYDLQHLLASAYRPVKHHVAPKPFSIEKNSVKISGGLYDLGYGGDDFCYDIELPEHKTYLNQYSIDVFPITNGDYLKFMDSGGYEDFRFWLADGWDQVKKNNWNAPMYWEKDGDLWTRHDFRGKVPINLNEPVCNVSYYEAYAYCKWAGKRLPTEAEWEKAASWNEQKQRKTLYPWGNEPISENHANLLESYIWGPVEIGSYPSGKSHYGIHQMMGDVWEWTTSDFVGYPGFQSGFAEYNDKWFSNQKVLRGSSFATPRYQIKNSYRNFFRPDERWMFAGFRCVEDI, from the coding sequence ATGACAGCGGCCCAAGAAAATCATGACATGATGTTTTTATCAGAACAGTTTAAAAAAACTCGCGCACAAACACTTGAGCTGGTAACGACACTTGAAAAAGAAGACTTTGTAGTACAGACTGCCACATTTATGAGCCCACCGAAATGGCATTTGGGACACGTAACATGGTTCTATGAGGTAATAATGAGTAAGATGAATCCAAGTTACGAATTTTATTCTCAAGAATATTCCAAGATCCTAAATTCATACTATCAGGCTCTTGGTACACCACACGAAAAGACAAGGCGTGGAATAATGTCAAGACCGACAGTTAATGAGACACTGCAATATTTTGACATTATAAACAAGCGGGTCGAAGAATTTTTGCAAAATCACATTGCAGACTATAATCTTGATTATATGTTCAATCTTGCATTTAATCACGAATGTCAACACCAGGAACTTTTAGTATATGACTTGCAACATTTACTTGCAAGTGCATACCGACCCGTAAAACACCATGTTGCCCCAAAACCGTTTTCTATTGAAAAAAATTCTGTCAAGATTTCTGGCGGACTGTACGATCTTGGGTATGGCGGAGATGATTTTTGTTATGACATTGAACTTCCAGAACATAAAACGTATCTGAACCAGTATAGTATCGATGTGTTCCCAATTACAAATGGAGATTATTTGAAATTCATGGACTCGGGAGGGTATGAAGATTTTAGATTTTGGCTTGCAGATGGATGGGATCAGGTCAAGAAAAATAATTGGAATGCACCTATGTATTGGGAGAAAGACGGTGACCTGTGGACAAGGCATGATTTCAGAGGCAAGGTGCCGATTAACCTCAACGAGCCTGTTTGTAACGTTTCATACTATGAAGCATATGCGTATTGCAAGTGGGCAGGAAAGAGATTGCCGACAGAGGCAGAATGGGAAAAAGCCGCTTCGTGGAATGAGCAAAAACAGAGAAAGACACTGTATCCATGGGGTAATGAACCCATATCTGAAAATCATGCAAACTTGTTAGAGTCATACATCTGGGGACCTGTTGAAATTGGTTCATATCCGTCTGGGAAAAGCCATTACGGAATACACCAGATGATGGGGGATGTTTGGGAATGGACAACTTCGGATTTTGTAGGCTATCCAGGATTCCAGTCTGGATTTGCAGAATATAATGACAAGTGGTTTTCAAATCAAAAGGTACTTCGTGGTTCTTCGTTTGCCACTCCTAGGTATCAAATCAAGAACAGTTATAGAAACTTTTTCAGGCCTGATGAGCGGTGGATGTTTGCAGGGTTTCGGTGTGTGGAAGACATATGA
- the egtD gene encoding L-histidine N(alpha)-methyltransferase gives MIRKQQMEIDNYEKVAVTPRFCYFKPKVMTNSTMAQEIAFSLSQKKKFISSKFFYDDVGSETFEKICDLPEYYLTRTEFEILDEIKSDLSEYLADNFALVELGSGSSVKTRKLLEILTCKQKDVEYYPVDISDILKDSSINLHDEYENLKITGIIDNYETGLEFIRTLDHTKKLVAFLGSSMGNFSPKEGMEFLEKIHESMSVGDMLLLGLDLVKDVKILESAYNDSSGITADFNCNLLLRLNKEFGANFDLTKFKHVAVFNKKHRRIEMYLKSLTKQHVFMPVIDLFLKFKKDELIHTEYSHKYTTSQIKKMTKRTGFRLVHMWNDKKNYFTMALFAVEK, from the coding sequence ATGATTAGAAAGCAGCAGATGGAGATTGATAATTATGAAAAAGTTGCAGTAACTCCACGGTTTTGCTACTTTAAACCAAAAGTTATGACAAACTCTACCATGGCTCAAGAAATAGCATTTAGCTTGTCACAGAAAAAGAAGTTTATCTCATCCAAGTTTTTCTACGATGATGTAGGCTCAGAGACCTTTGAAAAAATATGCGATTTGCCGGAATACTACCTTACAAGAACCGAGTTTGAAATACTAGATGAAATAAAATCTGATCTGTCAGAATATCTTGCAGACAACTTTGCTCTGGTAGAACTTGGAAGTGGTTCGTCTGTCAAGACACGTAAACTTTTGGAAATTTTGACGTGTAAACAAAAAGATGTAGAGTATTACCCAGTTGATATTTCAGACATCCTAAAGGACAGCTCAATTAATCTGCACGATGAATATGAGAATCTGAAGATAACTGGAATAATTGATAATTATGAAACCGGGCTTGAATTTATCAGGACGTTAGATCACACAAAAAAACTTGTTGCATTTTTGGGATCTAGTATGGGAAACTTTAGCCCAAAAGAGGGAATGGAGTTTTTAGAAAAAATCCATGAGTCTATGAGTGTTGGCGACATGTTGTTACTTGGCCTTGACTTGGTAAAGGATGTAAAAATACTAGAATCGGCATACAATGATTCCTCGGGTATCACAGCAGATTTCAATTGTAATCTCTTGTTACGTTTGAACAAGGAATTTGGTGCAAACTTTGACTTGACAAAGTTCAAACATGTGGCAGTCTTTAATAAAAAACACAGGAGAATCGAAATGTATCTAAAATCACTTACAAAACAGCATGTCTTTATGCCTGTCATTGATTTGTTTTTGAAATTCAAAAAAGACGAATTGATTCATACGGAATACTCTCACAAGTACACCACATCACAAATCAAAAAGATGACAAAAAGGACTGGATTCAGGCTTGTGCACATGTGGAATGACAAGAAAAATTATTTTACCATGGCGCTATTTGCAGTTGAGAAATGA
- a CDS encoding UBP-type zinc finger domain-containing protein, whose protein sequence is MTDKKCVHYDGVPNTVSQNTEGCEECEKGGTDWVALRLCLSCGHVGCCDSSPGMHATSHFKKTGHPVMVALPNYAWKWCYVHKAYS, encoded by the coding sequence ATGACTGACAAAAAATGTGTGCACTATGACGGCGTACCAAATACCGTTTCTCAAAATACTGAGGGATGCGAAGAGTGTGAAAAAGGGGGCACCGATTGGGTGGCACTACGTCTTTGTTTATCATGTGGTCATGTAGGATGTTGTGATTCATCCCCTGGAATGCATGCAACAAGTCATTTTAAAAAAACTGGACATCCGGTAATGGTTGCACTGCCAAACTATGCTTGGAAATGGTGTTATGTACACAAGGCATACTCTTGA
- a CDS encoding EVE domain-containing protein, with translation MNYWLLKQEPTVYNFDRLAKEKKTVWDGVHNNLALKHMRSVKKGDKAIFYHTGDEKQAVGIVDIMTNPYPNPKESDKRFIVFDVKASDKLKRPVTLDEIKNDMKFKDWELVRNSRLSAMPVPKVLWDEIMKKSKS, from the coding sequence ATGAATTATTGGCTTTTAAAACAAGAACCGACTGTATACAATTTTGACAGACTAGCAAAGGAAAAAAAGACAGTCTGGGATGGTGTTCATAACAACTTGGCATTAAAACACATGCGCAGTGTGAAAAAGGGTGACAAGGCGATTTTTTATCATACAGGTGATGAGAAACAAGCAGTTGGAATAGTAGATATCATGACAAATCCATATCCGAATCCAAAAGAGTCTGACAAACGGTTCATAGTGTTTGATGTAAAGGCATCAGACAAGCTCAAGAGGCCTGTTACTCTGGATGAGATCAAAAATGATATGAAATTCAAAGACTGGGAACTTGTCAGAAACTCTCGTCTTTCTGCAATGCCTGTACCAAAGGTTTTGTGGGATGAAATAATGAAAAAATCAAAGAGCTAA
- a CDS encoding thiamine pyrophosphate-dependent enzyme, translated as MTKYDRLKTSDIIVEGLLRWGVEVIFGLPGDGINGVIEALRRHQDKIKFILVRHEESAAFMACAYAKYTGKLGVCVATSGPGATHLLTGLYDAKADGVPVLAITGNTYSDTMGTKYQQDVNLLQLFSDVTIYNNMINSPEHVESVIDIACRSALALRGVSHITIPIDTQERKLEGRYTRHNVGGHTAHLLSPTTAARIPDMVLLEKAAEILNAGNKIVLLVGQGALGAGDQVIEVAKKLSAPVVKALLGKAVIPDDNMYSIGGLGLLGTEPASDAMDEADTLLMIGTSFPYMEYLPKPGNARGVQIDLFPEKIGLRYPVEVGLVGDAKRTLDKILPLLHQKDDKFLKSKQVSMKKWNSLIHSSDPLAEPIKPQLIATAVSDELEDNAIISVDSGTNTIWAARYINIREGMKFSLSGTLSTMACGLPYAIASQIAFPDRQSVAFVGDGGFTMLMGEFATAVKYNLPIKVIIIKNNILGMIRWEQLAFLGNPEYGVEFSPIDFVKFAEACGGKGYSIKKPHEIKKVMHEAMSQNAPTIIEAYVDPFEPPMPPKMDIKLVSKMTKSFAKGEPYAKRIGLTIFRNQIHETLRKIHPDDKKDN; from the coding sequence ATGACAAAATATGACCGGCTCAAAACATCAGACATAATTGTTGAAGGTCTACTCAGGTGGGGAGTAGAGGTAATTTTCGGATTACCGGGAGATGGAATCAACGGGGTAATTGAAGCATTGAGACGTCATCAAGATAAGATAAAATTCATTCTAGTAAGACATGAAGAATCAGCTGCCTTTATGGCATGTGCATATGCCAAATATACGGGCAAACTTGGAGTCTGTGTAGCTACATCAGGACCAGGTGCAACTCATCTGCTAACTGGATTATATGATGCAAAAGCGGATGGCGTTCCAGTACTTGCAATTACAGGAAACACATATTCTGATACGATGGGAACAAAATATCAACAAGATGTAAATCTGTTACAACTATTTTCAGATGTTACAATTTACAACAATATGATCAACAGTCCAGAACATGTCGAGTCTGTAATTGATATTGCATGTAGAAGTGCATTGGCACTAAGGGGTGTAAGTCACATAACCATTCCAATAGATACACAAGAGAGAAAACTTGAAGGCAGATACACCAGACATAATGTTGGAGGCCATACTGCTCACCTTCTTTCTCCAACAACAGCAGCAAGAATTCCCGATATGGTTTTACTTGAAAAGGCGGCAGAGATTTTGAACGCAGGCAATAAAATAGTTTTGTTAGTAGGACAAGGAGCCCTTGGTGCAGGAGATCAAGTAATTGAAGTTGCAAAAAAACTTTCAGCACCTGTAGTCAAAGCACTTCTTGGCAAGGCAGTCATACCTGACGATAATATGTACAGCATAGGAGGTCTTGGGTTACTTGGCACTGAACCTGCAAGTGATGCAATGGATGAAGCGGACACCTTGTTGATGATCGGAACCTCATTTCCATACATGGAGTATCTTCCAAAGCCCGGAAATGCAAGAGGAGTTCAAATTGATTTATTTCCTGAAAAAATCGGGCTCAGATACCCAGTAGAAGTTGGTCTTGTCGGCGATGCAAAACGTACTCTTGACAAGATATTGCCATTACTACATCAAAAAGATGACAAGTTTCTAAAATCAAAACAAGTGTCCATGAAGAAATGGAATAGTCTCATTCATTCTTCAGATCCTCTGGCTGAACCAATAAAACCACAGTTAATTGCAACAGCAGTCTCAGATGAATTGGAAGATAATGCGATAATTTCAGTAGACAGTGGAACTAATACCATCTGGGCAGCACGTTACATCAATATCAGAGAAGGAATGAAATTTTCCCTTTCTGGAACTCTTTCAACAATGGCATGTGGTTTGCCATATGCAATAGCATCTCAAATTGCATTTCCTGACAGGCAATCTGTAGCTTTTGTGGGGGACGGAGGATTTACAATGTTGATGGGAGAATTTGCTACTGCAGTGAAATATAATCTACCGATTAAAGTCATCATCATAAAAAATAATATTCTTGGAATGATCAGGTGGGAGCAATTGGCATTTCTTGGGAATCCTGAATATGGTGTAGAATTTTCTCCAATTGATTTTGTCAAGTTCGCAGAGGCATGTGGTGGAAAAGGGTATTCAATAAAAAAACCCCACGAGATTAAGAAAGTAATGCATGAAGCAATGTCACAAAATGCACCAACCATAATAGAGGCATACGTAGATCCCTTTGAACCACCTATGCCGCCAAAGATGGACATTAAATTAGTAAGCAAGATGACAAAATCTTTTGCAAAAGGTGAACCATATGCAAAGAGGATAGGGCTAACAATCTTTAGGAATCAGATACATGAAACATTAAGAAAGATTCACCCTGATGACAAAAAAGACAATTAG
- a CDS encoding pentapeptide repeat-containing protein gives MPKNIKHVGVSLTDTNLKNADLDNIVVINANLSDTDLQNTGRRVAKLEKACGLHSR, from the coding sequence GTGCCTAAAAACATCAAACATGTAGGAGTTAGTCTAACTGATACTAATCTTAAAAATGCAGATCTTGACAATATCGTAGTTATTAACGCAAACCTCTCAGATACAGATTTACAAAATACGGGCAGGAGGGTTGCAAAATTGGAAAAAGCATGCGGTTTGCATTCTAGATGA
- a CDS encoding 3-hydroxyacyl-CoA dehydrogenase family protein: MIIKNITVLGSGIMGHGIAQVSAMAGYNVVLRDIEKQFLDKAMEKIKWSLDKLVSKQKITEDQGKEILARIMPIVDLAEALKDCDLMIEVVPEIMDLKKKVYSEVDKVAQQKTMFASNTSTLPITEIASTTSRPERFIGIHFFNPPQLMKLVEVIPGQKTSKDLVDTTINFVKSVAKEPVLCKKDVPGFIVNRLFIPLVHEAAYAMDRTGATKEEIDSAVKFSLHFPMGIFELADFTGMDVIYKATLEMHSRDKKVVHPHPLIEKLYNEKKLGQKSGEGFYKYSGDKYERINLTEDMAKKFNPIQLLGNILNNAAWLVTNQASDVPEIEKALSLGMGLKKPLFDTAKQFGMQNIVHELQKLAKENKFYEPDQYLLSFKQN; this comes from the coding sequence ATGATAATAAAAAATATTACAGTTTTGGGTTCTGGTATAATGGGTCATGGGATTGCCCAAGTTTCTGCAATGGCAGGATACAACGTAGTTCTTAGAGATATTGAAAAACAATTTCTTGATAAAGCAATGGAAAAGATCAAGTGGTCACTTGACAAACTAGTGTCGAAACAAAAAATTACGGAAGATCAGGGAAAAGAAATTCTTGCAAGAATTATGCCGATAGTAGATTTGGCTGAGGCATTAAAAGACTGTGATTTGATGATTGAAGTAGTACCTGAAATAATGGATTTGAAGAAAAAAGTTTATTCCGAAGTTGATAAAGTTGCGCAACAAAAGACAATGTTTGCATCAAACACCAGTACTTTACCTATAACTGAGATTGCAAGCACGACATCTAGGCCAGAAAGATTCATCGGGATTCATTTCTTCAACCCGCCGCAATTGATGAAACTAGTTGAAGTTATTCCAGGACAAAAGACATCGAAAGATCTAGTAGATACAACAATTAATTTTGTAAAATCAGTCGCAAAGGAACCAGTCTTGTGTAAAAAAGATGTGCCTGGGTTTATTGTAAACAGATTGTTCATTCCATTAGTCCACGAAGCTGCCTACGCCATGGATAGGACAGGTGCAACAAAAGAAGAGATTGATTCTGCAGTGAAATTTTCTCTTCATTTTCCAATGGGAATATTTGAACTTGCTGACTTTACTGGCATGGATGTGATCTACAAAGCTACACTTGAGATGCATTCACGTGACAAAAAAGTAGTCCATCCACATCCGTTGATTGAAAAATTATACAACGAAAAGAAACTAGGACAGAAAAGCGGTGAAGGTTTTTACAAGTATTCTGGAGACAAGTATGAAAGAATAAATCTGACAGAAGATATGGCAAAGAAATTCAACCCTATACAATTGCTAGGAAACATACTAAACAACGCTGCATGGCTTGTTACAAACCAGGCAAGTGATGTTCCAGAAATTGAAAAAGCGTTGTCACTTGGAATGGGACTCAAAAAACCATTGTTTGATACCGCAAAACAATTTGGTATGCAAAACATTGTACATGAATTACAAAAACTGGCAAAAGAAAACAAGTTCTATGAGCCAGACCAGTATTTGTTATCATTCAAACAGAATTAA
- a CDS encoding TIGR00725 family protein, protein MTKKIQILIIGHNQNGITPKTEKIAYETGMEVAKSGAVLITGGLEGVMKAASHGAKDGGGITVGIIPQNEPSPANEYCDIVIPSGMGLARDFLNALSGDGVIIIGGGAGTLSETCAAYMHNKPIVAIKNSGGIAEKYADTYLDHRKNVLITGVSSPKEAVKVLLEKINSV, encoded by the coding sequence ATGACAAAGAAAATACAAATTTTGATCATAGGTCATAATCAGAACGGAATTACCCCTAAGACTGAAAAAATTGCATATGAGACAGGCATGGAAGTTGCAAAATCAGGAGCTGTCCTAATTACGGGCGGATTGGAAGGAGTAATGAAGGCTGCATCTCACGGTGCAAAAGATGGAGGAGGTATCACAGTAGGAATTATTCCACAAAACGAACCTTCTCCTGCAAATGAATATTGTGATATTGTCATTCCAAGTGGGATGGGTTTGGCAAGGGATTTTCTAAATGCGCTTTCTGGGGACGGGGTCATAATAATCGGTGGAGGAGCTGGGACATTATCTGAGACATGTGCAGCATATATGCACAACAAACCAATTGTTGCGATAAAAAACAGTGGTGGCATTGCAGAAAAGTATGCGGATACATATCTTGATCACAGAAAAAACGTCTTGATAACAGGTGTATCATCACCAAAAGAAGCAGTCAAGGTACTTCTTGAAAAAATTAATTCTGTTTGA
- the tuf gene encoding translation elongation factor EF-1 subunit alpha, producing the protein MSTAASRKPHLNMIVVGHIDNGKSTTMGHFLMELGLVDERTIAAHAAESEKTGKGDTFKYAWVMDNIKDERERGITIDLAFQKFESPKYFFTLIDAPGHRDFIKNMITGASEADCAVLVLSAKEGETDTATAPGGQAREHAFLLRTLGVGQLVVAINKMDDSNFSEAAYKVAKEKAEKLLKSVGYKLDKVAIIPVSGWKGDNLVKKSANMPWWTGKTLFEAFDDFTMPDKPTGKPLRIPIQDVYTITGVGTVPVGRVETGVAKPGQKIIVMPSGAVGEIKSIETHHTEMPSAEPGDNIGFNLRGIEKKDIHRGDVIGTSDNPPNVAKEFRAQIIVIHHPTAIAPGYTPVMHAHTAQVAATIVAFEAKINPQSGAIEEENPKFLKAGDSAIVRIKPVRPLCIETFGEFPEMGRFALRDMGATIAAGIVKEITEKYTK; encoded by the coding sequence ATGAGCACTGCAGCATCAAGAAAACCTCACTTGAACATGATTGTCGTAGGACATATTGATAACGGAAAATCTACAACCATGGGTCACTTTTTAATGGAACTAGGATTAGTAGATGAAAGAACAATTGCAGCACATGCAGCCGAATCCGAGAAGACCGGAAAAGGTGACACTTTCAAATATGCATGGGTCATGGACAATATCAAAGATGAAAGAGAAAGAGGTATCACTATAGATTTAGCATTTCAGAAATTTGAATCGCCAAAGTACTTCTTTACATTAATTGACGCACCAGGTCATAGAGACTTTATCAAAAACATGATTACAGGAGCCTCAGAGGCAGACTGTGCAGTTCTAGTCTTATCTGCCAAAGAAGGTGAAACCGATACTGCAACCGCACCAGGTGGACAAGCAAGAGAACATGCTTTCTTACTTAGAACATTAGGTGTAGGACAATTAGTAGTAGCAATTAACAAAATGGATGACAGTAATTTCTCAGAAGCTGCATACAAAGTAGCCAAGGAAAAGGCAGAGAAATTATTAAAGTCAGTAGGTTACAAACTCGACAAGGTCGCAATCATCCCTGTGTCAGGTTGGAAAGGAGACAACTTGGTCAAGAAATCAGCAAATATGCCATGGTGGACAGGCAAAACACTATTTGAAGCATTTGACGACTTTACAATGCCTGACAAACCCACAGGTAAACCACTTAGAATTCCAATACAAGACGTATATACAATCACAGGTGTTGGTACCGTCCCAGTAGGACGTGTTGAAACAGGTGTTGCAAAACCTGGTCAGAAGATCATCGTCATGCCATCAGGTGCGGTGGGCGAAATCAAATCTATTGAAACACATCATACAGAAATGCCATCTGCAGAACCAGGTGATAACATTGGATTCAATTTGAGAGGTATTGAAAAGAAAGACATCCACCGAGGAGACGTCATCGGAACATCTGACAATCCACCAAACGTAGCAAAAGAATTCAGAGCACAAATCATAGTTATTCATCATCCAACAGCAATTGCACCCGGATATACACCAGTAATGCATGCACATACTGCTCAGGTTGCAGCAACAATAGTCGCTTTTGAAGCAAAAATAAATCCACAATCTGGTGCGATTGAGGAAGAGAATCCCAAATTCTTGAAAGCCGGAGATTCAGCAATTGTCAGAATAAAACCAGTTAGACCGTTGTGTATTGAGACATTCGGAGAATTTCCAGAAATGGGAAGATTTGCTCTCAGAGACATGGGTGCAACAATTGCAGCAGGAATTGTTAAAGAGATAACTGAGAAATACACCAAATAG
- the rpsJ gene encoding 30S ribosomal protein S10: MTQTARIKLTSTSLLRLDGVCTEIKGIGEKTGVKVKGPTPLPVKTLNVVTRKSPCGQGTNTYEKWEMRIHRRVIDLGADDRAIRQLMRIKIPNDVYIELTLK, from the coding sequence ATGACCCAGACAGCCCGAATCAAATTGACAAGTACTAGTCTTTTAAGGCTAGATGGGGTATGTACTGAAATCAAAGGTATAGGTGAAAAGACAGGTGTCAAAGTAAAAGGTCCGACACCATTGCCAGTAAAAACATTAAACGTTGTTACACGAAAATCGCCATGTGGTCAAGGCACAAACACATATGAAAAATGGGAAATGCGAATACACAGACGAGTCATAGACCTTGGTGCAGACGACAGAGCAATAAGACAACTCATGAGAATTAAAATTCCAAACGATGTATATATCGAACTTACTTTGAAATAG
- a CDS encoding RNA polymerase Rbp10 gives MSEPIQEIPAEEKPTSFSVFYSCMRCGTQVSQSELTRLPEIKCICGFRVFTKVRPPVVKTIKAF, from the coding sequence ATGTCTGAACCAATTCAAGAAATACCTGCAGAAGAAAAACCTACTAGCTTTAGTGTTTTTTACTCATGCATGCGTTGTGGAACTCAAGTATCACAATCCGAACTTACAAGATTACCAGAAATAAAATGTATTTGTGGTTTTAGAGTATTTACAAAGGTCAGACCACCAGTAGTAAAAACAATCAAGGCATTCTAG
- a CDS encoding C2H2-type zinc finger protein: MNIFKKFKCDLCGTKFRQQEYLMLHQQLHHCDKHYDCKECNKFFSSMEEMRTHMQRAHSYNGTRDV, from the coding sequence ATGAATATTTTTAAAAAATTCAAGTGTGATTTATGCGGTACAAAATTTAGACAGCAGGAATACTTGATGTTACACCAGCAGTTGCATCATTGTGACAAGCATTACGATTGTAAAGAATGTAACAAGTTTTTTTCAAGCATGGAAGAGATGAGAACACACATGCAACGCGCCCACAGCTATAATGGGACTAGAGATGTCTAG
- a CDS encoding hydroxymethylglutaryl-CoA synthase family protein, which yields MAAGIDDIAIYIPRLFVDARDFAKARGMDPDKLQRGLGVSKMAIVDTNQDPACMAANACMRIMERNKISPKDVGRLYVATESALDESKAMNSYVIGMLEQVYGNDSFGHCGGIECKFACVSGSYALYDNANWVRAGEAEGKSAIVVVSDIAKYDLGSSGEYTQGAGAVAMLLNDNPRLMTFDPKVTSTSIKNEYDFYRPFGKETPIVNGQYSNLLYMIQVKKALMAYKEKALSTGIIKLKDGETILDYIDFVNMHLPYSNMGKKALTYLLRHEWRSLPRWKGIVEKMGMQEPIPKDPRGTIESILADEEFMQKDHEFTKRFTMTEEFQEAYDSKLASSLIASSMVGNLYTASLYMGFRSCLEFEFQKGTDLEGKRFGFGSYGSGSSAMVFSGVIMDRYKEIVKNMNLEAEIGDRRKISLEEYEQIHESKLSPTQNILDGKKEFVLVGVGSSPELRGQRKYVFNE from the coding sequence TTGGCCGCAGGCATAGATGACATTGCCATCTACATTCCAAGATTGTTTGTAGACGCAAGAGACTTTGCAAAAGCTCGTGGTATGGACCCCGACAAGCTACAAAGAGGTCTTGGTGTATCAAAAATGGCTATCGTAGATACTAATCAAGATCCAGCATGCATGGCTGCAAATGCCTGCATGAGAATAATGGAAAGAAACAAAATTTCACCAAAAGACGTTGGTAGACTCTATGTTGCAACAGAATCTGCACTTGATGAATCAAAAGCGATGAACTCATACGTAATTGGCATGCTGGAGCAGGTATATGGTAATGATTCATTTGGGCATTGCGGTGGAATTGAATGCAAGTTTGCATGTGTTAGCGGTTCTTATGCTTTGTACGACAATGCCAATTGGGTAAGAGCTGGAGAAGCAGAGGGCAAGTCTGCCATCGTTGTAGTATCAGATATTGCAAAATATGATCTTGGTTCAAGCGGAGAATATACCCAGGGTGCAGGTGCTGTTGCCATGCTTCTAAATGATAATCCTAGACTGATGACTTTTGATCCAAAGGTTACATCAACTTCTATTAAAAATGAATATGATTTCTACAGGCCATTTGGAAAAGAGACACCAATTGTAAACGGTCAATATTCCAACTTGCTTTACATGATACAGGTGAAAAAGGCATTAATGGCATACAAAGAAAAAGCGCTATCTACTGGAATAATAAAATTAAAGGATGGAGAAACAATTCTCGATTATATTGATTTTGTAAACATGCATCTTCCATACAGCAACATGGGTAAGAAAGCTTTGACATACTTGCTAAGACATGAATGGAGAAGCTTACCGCGCTGGAAAGGGATTGTAGAAAAAATGGGAATGCAGGAACCAATTCCAAAGGATCCACGTGGAACAATAGAATCAATACTTGCAGACGAGGAATTCATGCAAAAAGACCACGAATTTACGAAACGATTTACAATGACTGAGGAATTCCAAGAAGCATATGATTCCAAACTTGCAAGTTCACTTATTGCATCAAGCATGGTAGGAAATCTTTACACTGCCTCATTATACATGGGCTTTAGAAGTTGTCTGGAATTTGAATTCCAAAAGGGCACCGATCTTGAGGGAAAGAGATTTGGATTTGGCTCGTACGGAAGCGGTAGTAGTGCAATGGTCTTCAGCGGAGTTATAATGGATAGATATAAGGAAATTGTCAAAAACATGAATCTAGAAGCAGAAATAGGAGATAGGAGAAAAATATCTCTTGAAGAATATGAACAGATTCATGAAAGCAAGCTGAGTCCAACCCAAAACATTTTGGATGGGAAAAAAGAATTTGTGTTGGTGGGAGTAGGGAGTAGTCCAGAATTACGTGGTCAGCGCAAGTACGTGTTTAACGAATAG